One window from the genome of Bubalus kerabau isolate K-KA32 ecotype Philippines breed swamp buffalo chromosome 17, PCC_UOA_SB_1v2, whole genome shotgun sequence encodes:
- the TK2 gene encoding thymidine kinase 2, mitochondrial isoform X3, whose amino-acid sequence MYQDACRWGLTLQTYVQLTMLDQHTRPQTLPVRLMERSIHSARYVFVENLYRSGKMPEVDYVVLSEWFDWIVRNIDVSIDLIVYLRTTPETCYQRLKMRCREEEKVIPLEYLDAIHHLYEEWLIKGSLFPVAAPVLVIEADHNMQKMLQLFEQNRHRILTLESRKLGP is encoded by the exons ATGTACCAGGATGCCTGTCGATGGGGCCTCACGCTGCAGACGTACGTGCAGCTCACCATGCTCGACCAGCACACTCGTCCGCAG acatTGCCTGTACGGTTGATGGAGCGGTCAATTCACAGTGCAAGATACGTTTTTGTAGAAAACTTGTACAGAAG TGGGAAAATGCCCGAAGTGGACTATGTGGTCCTGTCGGAATGGTTTGACTGGATTGTGAGGAACATCGACGTGTCCATCGACTTGATAG tttaTCTCCGGACCACTCCTGAGACCTGTTACCAGAGGCTGAAGATGAGAtgcagggaagaggagaaggtCATCCCACTG gaGTACCTGGATGCTATTCACCACCTGTATGAGGAGTGGCTCATCAAAGGGAGCCTTTTCCCCGTGGCAGCCCCCGTTCTG GTGATCGAGGCCGACCACAACATGCAGAAAATGTTACAACTCTTTGAACAAAACCGGCACCGAATCCTAACTCTGGAGAGTCGGAAGCTTGGTCCATAG